One window of Anas platyrhynchos isolate ZD024472 breed Pekin duck chromosome 11, IASCAAS_PekinDuck_T2T, whole genome shotgun sequence genomic DNA carries:
- the FBXL22 gene encoding F-box and leucine-rich protein 22, translating to MHITQLNRECLLHLFSFLDKNSRKNLAKTCHKLLEVFQDPILWSLLNFNSPTELKKHNFLLGPALKYLSICWHSERVKVCNIEDWMKNNFQKDFCNKHENTVTDFLLEVGNRCPNLLSLTLSGCGHVTDDCLLLLLRNCPSLKTLKLENCVRITDQTLEAVTLYGRSLQTLHVDFCRNITQTGLEKVREKCPSVMLSAERSANMIPDSKPEKKFTLGKSSRKLVQL from the exons ATGCATATAACCCAGCTGAATCGGGAATGCCTTTTacatctattttcttttctggacaaaaacagcaggaaaaatttAGCAAAAACATGTCACAAACTGCTAGAAGTGTTTCAAGATCCTATACTTTGGTCTTTACTGAATTTTAACTCTCCAACGGAACTAAAGAAGCACAACTTTCTCCTGGGACCtgccttaaaatatttatccatCTGCTGGCATTCAGAGAGAGTCAAGGTGTGTAACATTGAGGACTGGATGAAAAACAATTTCCAGAAAGACTTCTGTAACAAGCATGAAAACACTGTCACTGATTTTTTGCTAGAAGTTGGCAACAG ATGTCCAAACCTGCTATCTCTGACCCTCTCTGGATGCGGCCATGTTACGGATGATTGCCTCTTGCTTCTTCTCAGGAACTGCCCAAGCCTCAAGACACTCAAACTGGAAAACTGTGTGCGGATCACTGACCAGACATTGGAAGCAGTGACCCTCTATGGGAGATCACTGCAAACACTCCATGTGGATTTTTGCCGGAACATAACACAAACTGGTCTAGAGAAAGTCAGGGAAAAGTGTCCTTCAGTAATGCTGAGCGCAGAGAGAAGTGCTAACATGATTCCAGACAgtaaaccagaaaaaaagttcACACTTGGAAAATCATCAAGAAAACTGGTTCAGCTTTAA